The sequence below is a genomic window from Draconibacterium halophilum.
AAAATAAAACACGATGCATTGAAAATACATAGTTTTAAAAATCGAATAAAATTTGATTTTTAAAATACTAATTGCCCATAAGTCCGAAGCTAAAGTTGGAAGAAAGAGGCATCTATCTTCATTTTTAACTTCGCACTTTAAACGTAAAACTTCTGAGAATAAATGCTATTTGTAGAAACTAAAGTAGCTGCAATAAAATTGAAAGGATTTAACCATTAACTGAAAAATAAACTTCAGAAAAAAGACTAATGCTTAAGAAAGGTCTATTGCTTTTCCTTTTTGCTCCTGGTCAAACGCGCATCTAACTCATAATTGAAAGCACCTAAAAATAGTACTTAAACTTCAGTACATTTGCAATTAACACTTCCATTATTTACTCTTCCTCAATTTTTATAACCTGAGTTGGGCACGAATCAACAGCTTCTTTTATTTCATCTTCATTCGCTTCCAAATCGGCATCAGGTAGTACTACCATTTTTTCAGGTACTTCAAAAACATCGGGGGCAGCACTTGCGCACAAATCACATGCTATACATTCATCTTCGCTCTCATCGAGCCATACTTTTTTAATTGTCATAATTCTTGTTTTTATTGTTAATGAGTAATGTTTCTCTTAAAGTTCATCAATTTTAGCAGCCAGAATGAAATCATTTTCTGACAATCCTCCTATTTTGTGCGTGCTCAGTTCCACATCCACCGAACTATAATGAATGCACATGTCCGGATGGTGATCTTCTTTGTCGGCTATTAATG
It includes:
- a CDS encoding ferredoxin: MTIKKVWLDESEDECIACDLCASAAPDVFEVPEKMVVLPDADLEANEDEIKEAVDSCPTQVIKIEEE